CGCGCCACTCTTGTCATCAGTCAGGGACGCATCGCTGGACGGGTTCCCTCCCCCCTTGCGGGGGAGGGTTAGGGAGAGGGGTACCGCTTGCTCCGCTGCTTCGATAATGGAAAGAACAACCCCCTCGAGATTTTTCATCACGTCGTCGTTGGTGAAACGCAGCACACGGTATCCGCGGGATACGAACCATTGGTCGCGTCGCTCATCGTGGCGTATGCGGTCTTCGAGATCGTGGCTCTCACCATCGAGCTCAACGATGAGCTTGGCGCGGGTTCTTTGCAACTGAGGGACCTCGTCGTGTGGCATACCCCTCTCCCCAACCCTCCCCCGCAAGGGGGGAGGGAGCCCGACCGGCGTGCTAACCTCACTGTG
The nucleotide sequence above comes from Bradyrhizobium sp. NDS-1. Encoded proteins:
- a CDS encoding endonuclease domain-containing protein, which codes for MPHDEVPQLQRTRAKLIVELDGESHDLEDRIRHDERRDQWFVSRGYRVLRFTNDDVMKNLEGVVLSIIEAAEQAVPLSLTLPRKGGGNPSSDASLTDDKSGASPGVEEA